In Anthonomus grandis grandis chromosome 24, icAntGran1.3, whole genome shotgun sequence, a single genomic region encodes these proteins:
- the LOC126749345 gene encoding uncharacterized protein LOC126749345 produces MDFRIQLREACVRERGTLKNIYERVAARNVDGAVEVPFNVIRRSMLRWSQATRPNVPATLTELADIFRTGVVEANGLTAVVFGNREFIGNFIDSQHTFIDGTFKAVPRRPNFCQILTIFATCMDHVSITAIGFKNS; encoded by the exons ATGGATTTTAGAATTCAGCTACGGGAGGCCTGTGTTCGAGAAAGAGGaacccttaaaaatatttatgagcgCGTTGCCGCAAG AAACGTGGATGGTGCTGTTGAGGTTCCATTTAATGTGATTCGCCGTTCAATGTTGAGATGGAGCCAGGCAACGAGGCCTAATGTCCCGGCAACTTTAACGGAACTGGCAGACATATTTCGAACAG GTGTGGTCGAAGCCAATGGACTTACTGCGGTGGTTTTTGGCAATAGGGAATTTATAGGAAACTTCATTGACTCCCAACACACATTCATTGATGGAACCTTCAAGGCAGTACCGAGAAGACCTAACTTTTGTCAAATCTTGACCATATTTGCCACTTGCATGGATCATGTAAGTATAACAGCTATaggatttaaaaattcatag